The genomic window TCCTCCATGAGATGATCCAGCAGACCTTCAATCTCTTCAGCACAAAGGACTCATCTGCTGCTTGGGAACAGAACCTCCTAGAAAAATTTTCCGCTGAGCTTTACCAGCAACTGAATGACCTGAAAGCCTGTGTGATAGCAGAGCCTGGGATGGAAGAGACTCCCTTGATGAATGAGGACTCCATCCTGGCTGTGAAGAAATACTTCCAAAGAATCACTCTCTATCTGACGGAGAAGAAATACAGCCCATGTGCCTGGGAGGTTGTCAGAACAGAAATCATGAGATCCCTCTCTTTTTCAACAAACTTGCAAAAAAGATTAAGGAGGAAGGATTGAAAACTGGTTCAACATGGAAATGATCCTCATTGACGGACATGTCATCTCACACTTTCATGAGTTCTTCCATTTCAAAGACTCATGTCTCTTATAACCACCACGAGTTGAATCCAAATGTTCAAATGTTTGCAGGAGTGTAAAGAAGCATCGTGTTTGCCTGTGCAGGCACTAGTCCTTTACAGATGACCACGCTGATGTCTCTGttcatctgtttatttaaatatttattatttacatatttttaaggtttaaattatttttatgtaatatgtgTACCTTTACATTGTGGTTAATGTAATAATATATGCTCTTCATATTTAGCcaatatattaatttcctttttcattaaattttttttctatacaaaatgtcttgtgtttgtttattctttaagATAAAATGCCAAGCCTGACTGTACAACCTGACTTAAAAATAGATGATTTAATTAAGTTACCTATCATAATGTTATTCAAgttatagaaaaatgtatttttctataccAAGCTGTATGTTGTCATCAGGATACAAACATGAACATAAAAACTACAGTTCCTGTTCTCTTGTATCGTTGATTTTTGTCcagaaagaaatctaaaaacaataataatgctgAATTAATATCAGTTATGCTAACTGC from Macaca thibetana thibetana isolate TM-01 chromosome 15, ASM2454274v1, whole genome shotgun sequence includes these protein-coding regions:
- the LOC126937602 gene encoding interferon alpha-17-like; the protein is MALSFSLLMAMVVLSYKSICSLGCDLPQTHSLGHRRALILLAQMERISPFSCLKDRRDFGFPQEEFDGNQFQKAQAMSVLHEMIQQTFNLFSTKDSSAAWEQNLLEKFSAELYQQLNDLKACVIAEPGMEETPLMNEDSILAVKKYFQRITLYLTEKKYSPCAWEVVRTEIMRSLSFSTNLQKRLRRKD